The following proteins come from a genomic window of Nothobranchius furzeri strain GRZ-AD chromosome 1, NfurGRZ-RIMD1, whole genome shotgun sequence:
- the LOC107380050 gene encoding protein SPMIP2 translates to MQNTKTAQERSQYGQRMIFTGPDGVGDYRPRSNYFPLYIGVGAASPGATKDLNYLWRAAPHSHPLRARQSYVGEVGWGWQYNQQLNNDALLSNMQIKKTEARVALEDQVTQKFQDQKNMIDDSQKRITKLYRNN, encoded by the exons ATGCAAAACACTAAAACAGCTCAAGAGAGGTCGCAGTATGGACAAAGGATGATTTTTACAG GTCCAGATGGAGTTGGAGACTACAGGCCAAGATCAAATTACTTCCCCCTGTACATCGGTGTGGGTGCTGCTTCTCCTGGGGCCACAAAAGATCTGAATTATTTATGGCGAGCTGCACCACACAGTCACCCACTCAGGGCCAGGCAGAGCTACGTGGGCGAGGTGGGCTGGGGATGGCAATACAACCAGCAGCTCAACAACGATGCACTGCTCAGCAATATGCAAATAAAG AAAACAGAGGCACGGGTGGCCCTGGAGGACCAAGTCACTCAGAAGTTTCAGGACCA AAAAAACATGATTGATGATTCACAAAAAAGGATCACCAAGCTTTACAGAAATAATTAG